AAGGTGCTGGCCAGGCTCGCGGAGCAGGTGAAGGACCGGCCCGCGCTCGCCGCGGAGGTGGCCGTGGCCCGCGCCGACGTGGCCCTCCACCAGGAGGACGTGGAGGGTTCGCGCGCCTTCCTCCAGGCCGCGCTCGCGTTGGATCCGGGACCGGAGCTCACGCGCACCGCCCAGGTGAAGCTGGCCGCGCTGGAGACGCCGTCGCGCCGGGCGCCCATCGAGGCGTACTTCCGCGCGCCCCAGGAGGAGCTGCGCCTCCTGCTCCTGGACCGCGCCCTGCTCGCGGCGCCCATGGACCCCTGGCTGCACTACCTGCTGGGGCGGCGGCTGCACCAGGTGGGGGCCCCGGCGCTCGCGGGCGAGCAGCTCCAGCGCGCCCTGTCGGACACCACCCTCCCGGAGGCCATCCGCCGGGAGGCCACGCGGCTGCGAATCGAGGCCGCCTACCTGGCGGGCGACTGCGGCGCCGTGCGGCATGAGGTGGGGGCGCTGCCGGACTACGGGGCCGCCTTCCGTGCGGCGGCCTCCGAGTGGCAGGCCCGTTGTGACTTCGAGCAAACGGCCTATCGCGGGCCGCTGGTGCCGCGTCAGGCTTTCCGCTAGACGCGGGCCCCTGCGCAGAGACGACTCACGCATCGACGGAAAGGTGGATGGGGCATGCACTTCGAGAAGACGCAGTACATCCAGGGGACGGTGGACGAGGTGGAGCGTGCGCTCCTCGACGAGCGCTACTTCCCGTACCTCCTCCAGCACCACGGCGTGCTGTTGGAGCTGCAGCCCCAGGAGGTGCGCGTGGACGGTGACCGCGTGCACCGCAAGGTGCGCTACCGCCCCAAGCCCGTCATCTCCTCCGTGGGTCCCAAGAAGGTGTCACCGGAGTGGTTCGCCTTCATCGAGACGTCCACCTACGACAAGCGCACCAAGCAGCTCACGTTCACCAACACGCCCACGTCCCACACCATCTCCAAGATGCTGGTGAACACGGGCGTGCTGAAGCTGCGCGACCTGGGCAATGGCCAGACGGAGCGCAAGATGGAGGGCGAGCTGTCGCTCAAGGTGCCCTTCCTGCTCAAGCCCGTGGCGATGATCGCGGAGCCGCTCATCAAGACGGAGGGTCTGAAGATCCTCGACGGCGAGCTGCCCGTGCTCAACCGCTTCATCGCTGAAGTCATCCGCGCCAAATAGTCAAAGCGCACGGAGGGCGGCGGGGCCTGGGAATGGGTTGACACAAATGCGGTTGAACCCATAAGGCCCCGCCATGCACAACCGCTTCCTCGCCCTCTGCGCCGTCTTCTTCCTGGCCGCATGCGCCCCGAAGCGCATCCCCGGCACGGAGCTGGAAGACACCGGTGAAACCCGCGCCATCCTCTCCGTGATGGAGAAGTACCGCGCCGCCCTGGAGGCCCGCGACGCGAAGGCCATCCAGGCGATGGTGTCCCCGAAGTTCCGCGACGACGCTGGCACCCCGGACGACCCGGCGGACGACCTCACCGCGGACAACCTGCAGGCCCACCTCCAGGCCCTCTTCCAGAAGGTGCAGAACCCCAAGGTGGACTTCAACGTCCGCCGCGTGGAGTTCCGCGAGGACGACGTCGCGCTCGCCATCTACTACTGGAACGCGTCCTGGCGCATGCCCGGCCTCAACGCCCGGCCCCAGTCGGACTCGGAGCTGGAGCAGATGGTGTTCCAGAAGGTCGACGGCGAGTGGAAGATCCTCTCCGGCATCTAGCCGCCGGAGCCTTCCCCGTCACACGCCCACGAGCGCCCGCAGCCCGTCCGGGCCCATGCCGTCCAGGGCCCGCGCGCGGGACAGGTAGGTGCGGAAGTCCTTGGGCGCGAGCTTGTCCGTGCCCAGCGGGGACAGGTGGTAGTCGCGGATGCGGCTGGTGGTGAAGCGCACCGCGCCGTAGAGGGCGTGGCCGTACAGCGCCCGCTTCTCCACGTCCGACAGCGGCCGCGCGTCCTGGTAGCCCCGCAGGAGCGCCTGGCACCGCTCGGGCTGGTAGGCCCCCTCGAAGCACCACGCGTTGAGGGTGATGGCCACGTCCAGCGCGTACGCGTCCACGCAGGCCATCTCGAAGTCGAAGAAGGCGCCCACGCGGTCGCCCAGCCACTTCACGTTGTCCAGGAAGAGGTCCGCGTGGATGACGCCCCGGGGCTCCAGGCCCTGGCGCTCGGCTTCCGCGCGCGCGAGGTAGCGCTCCAGCTCCTCCGCCACCGAGACGAGCTCCGGCTCCGGCCGCTGGGACAGACTGTTGAGCCAGCCCTTCACCAGGCCGGGGCCGTAGGGGTTCGCGCGCGTGCCTCCGAAGGACTGCGTCACGGTGTGCAGCTTGCCCAGCTCGGCCCCCAGGCGCTCCAGCACCTCCGGCGTGAGGCGGTCGCGGGTGTACTCCTCGCCGGCCAGCCACTTGAAGACGCTGATCCGCCCGCCTTGCAGCTCCAGGAAGGGAGAAGGCCCCGGCGGCACCAGCAACACGGGCGCGGGGAAGCGCGCGCGGGAGAGGTGCTCCAGCAGGGACGCCTCGAAGCGCAGATCCTCCGGCGAGCGCACCGTCGTGTGGCGCACGAAGACGCGGCCTGAGTCCGTCTCCAGCCGGTGGTTGGTGTTGATGGAGCCCTGCGGAATCGGCGTGATGGAGCGCACCGCCCCCAGGCCCCAGACCTCCGCCACGTGGGTGAAGGCCTCGGGGGGAAGTGTCGTGTAGACGGCCATGGCGTGCCTCCGGGGCGTGCCGCGCCCACGTGCGTGCTGCCCCCACCCGTTGACACCCCGGGGGGCCGGACCTATCTGTCCATGCCCGTCCTACTTCGCATAACTGTCTGAAAATCTTCAATCTTTGCGCGTGAGGCCACCCCCATGGAAACGTCGGGCCGCGGTGACTGGAAGCGTCGCGAGGGACTGGGCAGCGCCCTGGCCCAGGTGGGTATCGTCGCCGTGCTGCTGGCGGCCGGGGTCGCCTGGTACGTGCACCGGGGACAGGTGCGCCAGGAGGTGGACGCCCACCTGCGCACGGCGCGCTCCGCGGTGCTGAAGGGCAACCCCAGCGACCTGGCCATGGCGCAGCAGAACCTGGAGGCCCTCTTCGCGCTCGCGCCGGATTCGCGCGACGCGCGGGCGCTGGCCGCGGATCTCCAGGCGGAGCTGTGGCTCACCCACCACCAGCCCGGCGCGGAGGCGAAGGCGCGCGAGCAGTTGGAGCGCGCGGAGGCGCTGGGCTCGCGCTCCGGTGAGCGCTACGGCGCCCGGGCCCTGCTGCTCGTGGGCGCGGGACAGACGGCGGAGGCGAACAAGCTGCTGGAAGAACTCAAGGCCCAGGGCGCCAACAGCCCCCGGCTGACGCTGGCCCAGGCGCGGCTGCTGCAGAAGGAGGGGCGCCTCTCCGAGGCCCGTCAGGCCTTCGCGCGCGCGGCGGAGGGGGCCTGGAAGGATCCACGCTTCTCCTCGGCCTATGGAGAAGCGCTGCTCGACGAGGGCATGTTCCCCCAGGCGGTGGAGGCCTTCGGACGCGCCACCACCGCGAACCCGGACCACCTGCTGTCGCGGGTGACGTCCACCCTGGCGCAGCTGTACGCGGGGCGGCCTTCGGACGGGGCGGCGGCGTTGATGGAGGAGGTGCGCTCGCGCGGCAAGGAGCTGACGCCCGCGCTCCAGGCCCGCGTGGCGGTGGTCCAGGCGGAGGTCGCCCTGGCGAAGGGCGCTCCCGACGAAGCGCTCACCCACGTGGACGCGGCGCTGAAGGCCTGGCCGGAGGACCACTACGCCCTCTTCACCCGGGGCCGTGCGCTCGCGGTGAAGCGCGCCCCGGAGGCCCGCCAGGCCTTCGAGGCGGCGGTGGCGAAGCGGCCCACCGCGCCGCTGCTGACGCTGGAGGGCGCGCGGATGCTCCAGGCCCAGGGCGACGGCGAGGGCGCGCTGGCCATGCTGGACGCCTACGAGAAGACCTTCCACGCGGTGAAGACGCGGACGGCGGACGGCAAGGAGCTGCCCGCGCTGGACCGGGACGACCGGTACTGGCTCGCGCGCGGCGGCGTGATGGAGGCGGCCGGCCGTCAGGACGACGCGCTCGCGGCCTACGACAAGGCGCTCTCGGCGCGCGGCGTGGGGCTGGCGCGGGCGCAGTACGCCAAGGGCGCGCTGCTGCTCGCGCGCAAGGACTTCGACGGCGCGAAGTCGCTGCTCACCGCCGTGGCCCCGGAGACGGGCGCGGGCAGCATGCCGGAGGCGTACGCGGCGCTGGGGGAGCTGCTCTTCGCCCAGGGCGAGTTCGCCGCCGGGTGCCAGCAGCACTACTTCTCACTCGTGCGCGCCCGCGCCCAGGGCGCGCCCGTGGAGCAGCTGGCCACGCGCGCCAACGACATCAAGAAGCGCCTGGAAACCAGCGGCCAGCCCGCCATGGCCAAGGCCTGGCTCACGGAGGCAGGGCCGCTCTTCAGCGGCGGCAACGACGCTGGCGCGGTGACGCGCTAGAGCAGCTCCGAGGGGTCCAACTGGCGCTGCGTCGCCTTCACCACGCGCCACTCGCCATCATCCTCCTTCTCGAAGGTGCCCTCGATGGCGTAGGCGTTGAGGACGCTGTCCTTCGCCAGGTCCTCCAGCTTGTCCGCCTCCGAGCGGCCGAAGATGAAGCGCGCCTGGAAGTCGCCCTGCGTGGGTGACACCTCGTGCACGTCGATGTCGGTGGTGAAGATGCGGACCCACTGGCCGCGCAGCACCTGCGCGGTCAGGATGCCGCGCACGTCCTGCTTGCTCCAGCCGTCCTTCGTCTTGAAGCGCTCGGACACGCCCTCCATCACCCCGCCCACGTCCTTCTCCTCCGCCGAGCGCGTCATCGCGATGATGCGCCGGGTGACGGCGTCCTTCACGCCCGGCTCCTCGCGCGGCCAGAAGAACAGCACGAGCGCCGCGGCGGCCACCGCCGCCATGCCGCTCACCACCCGGGTTCGAGTCAGCACCATCTCAGGCGGCCCCGGTCTCCGGCTCCAGCATCATGTCGTCCGCGTCGATGATCTCCAGCGGGCGCAGCGCTTCGCCAATCTGCTTCAGGCGGCGGTCGGACAGCTGCTCCAGGTACGTGCGGATGTTGGGGAAGGTCCTCACCAGCTCCTGGAAGGCCTCGCGCTTGAGCCACCCCGCCGCCGTCTTGCGCGTCACGGACACCGTGGCCGTGGCCCTCAGGCCCGTGAGGAGGGAAATCTCCCCCGCCACGTCGCCCTCGCGCAGCACGCCCAGCGTCACCATGCCGCCCGCCGGGTCCTCCTTCTGCACCGTCAGCTCGCCGGCCAGCACCAGGAAGAGGCCCTGGGAGTACTCGCCCTCCACCAGGACCTTCTCGCCGGGCTGCAGCGCGCGGAAGGTGAAGCGCTGGAAGAACGCGCCCCGCTCCGACTCCGGCAGCTGCTGGAACAGGGGCGAGTTCGCCATCAGGTTGCGCATCATGCGCTGCTGCGCGAAGTCCGCCAGCAGCTGCGGCACCGCCGGGTGGCTCTTGGCCACCGCGTTGAGGTGCTCGCGGCGGATCTCGAAGACCTCCGAGTCCGACACCGCCGTCACCGACGCGGTGGGCGGCGCGCCCGTGAGCAGCGCCAGCTCCCCGAAGATGGAGCCGCCGCCCAGGAAGCCCAGCGTGCGGTCCTCGCCGTCCGTCTTGCGCGTCACCTCCGCCTTGCCGGCGACGATGACGTGCAGGTGGTCGTCCGGCTCGCCCTCGCGGCTGATGACCTCCTCCGGCTTGATGGTGCGCCACACCATGCGCCCCACCAGGTCGAAGAACGCGTCCCGGTCCAGGTCCGCGAACAGCGGCAGGGGCGGACGGCTCTGCGGATCCGCGGTGCCGCCGGTGTCCGGCGCGGCCAGCACTTCGATGGCGCGGTTGGACAGCTCCTCGCCCACCAGGCCCATCAGGTCCGTGTCCACCTTGCCGTCGTACAGGTGCTCCGGCGGCAGGGGCGGCGGCACGGCGGCGCGGCCCGGGGCGCTGCGCGCGGCGCGCGAGTGCACGCGGTAGAGCGTCTCCTTCAGGCGGCGCTCGTTCGGCGACAGCTCCAGGGCCAGCTTGCACGCGGCCATGGCGCTCAGGAGGTAGTCGCGGCGCAAGAGCCCCTCCGCGCACGCGTGGTACGCGGTGACGGCGCGCTCGCGCTCCCCCAGCTCCGCCAGACACCGGGACGCCAGCATGCGCGAGCGGTGGTCGGCGGGCACGCGGCGAACGGCCTCCGCGAAGACGGCGAGGGCGCGCTCGAACTGGCGCTCCTCGAACAGGTCCATGCCCAGCTCACGCAACGACGACTCGTTCATCCAGTGTCTCCAGACCGCTCAACGACGACAGGGGTGACAGGAATCCATGAAAAGAGGCCGCCTACCCCATGGCACGGGCGGCGGCCCCTGACGCAAGAGCTTCGCGCTACGAACCGCCAGCCTTCTGCAGCTCGCTCAGCGCCATCTCCGCCTTGCGCTTCACGTCCGCGCCCTCCGCGGAGGATTCGATGACGATCTTGAACTGCTCCGTCGCCAGGGCGGGGTCGCGGTCGCGCGAGATGTACGCCGACAGGTACAGCTCCTCCACCTTCTTCTGGAGCTCATCCAGGCCGTCGCGGGCGCGCGAGTCGCCCGGGTTGAGGCGCAGCGCCTCGCGGAAGCTGCGGCCCGCCAGCGGGTACTCCTTGCGCTTGAAGGCCGCCTTCCCCGCCGCCACCGACGCGGAGGCCAGCTCGTTGTCCAGCGTGTCGCCCAGCGAGCCCGCGAAGCCGATCTGCCGGTACACCTCCGCCGCGCGGCGCAGCGGCTTCACGGAGGCCTCCAGCGCGTTGTTCTCATACTTCTTCTGGCCCTCCTCGAAGGCGGAGCGGAACTGGGGGATGAGCTTCTTCAGGTTGCGCGCGCGGGCCTGGATGTCCGCCTCGCCGCGGAACTTGTCCATCACCCGGTCCACCTCCAGCGACGCGCGCTGGAAGTCCCCGCCGTTGAAGCGGCGCTCCACGTCCTGGAAGGCCTCCGCCACGAACTCCGCGCGGCGCTGCTTGGCGTTCTCCGCGGCCACCGCCTGACGGATGCCGGCCTGCCGCGCGGCCTGCTGCGCCTCCTTGGCCAGCTGGTTCACCAGGTCCGTGAGCTTCTCCTCGTAGAGCGAGCGCGTGCCCTGCGGCAGCTCCGCGATGAGGGTGCGCGCGTCGTCCGGCCGGCGCTCGTTCAGCGCCGCCTCCACGAGGCTCAGCGTGTACGCCTGCTCCCTGGCGTCCAGCTCCTCCTCCAGCTTCTTGCGCGCCTCGTCCGTGCGCGCCGTACCCTGCGGCGTGCCGGTCAGCTTCTGGCGCGCCTCCGGGTAGCGGTTCTCCGCCATCAGGTCCCGGGTCGCCTGGAAGGCGTCCATGATGTCCTGGAGCTGCTGCGCCGCCTTGGCCACGCCGTCCACGTCGATGCCCACGCGCAGCTTCTCCGCCTCCTGGGCGAAGCGCACCGCGTCCGTGTATTCGCCGTCGCGCACCTTGTCGCGCGCGCGCTGCATCAGCTCCTGGGCGCGCGCCTGGTTGGGGTCCACCACCGGCTTGGGCGGCGGCTTGTTCCCGCCGGACATGGCCAGGCCGGCGATCAGCATCAGGAGCAAAAGGCCGCCCACCGCCGCGCCCACCTTCATCTTGAAGGTGGGCTTGAAGCCCTCGCGCGCCGACGAGCGCACCGGACGCGGCCGGGGCACGCCCGTCTTGCGCGCCTTCTCGTCGCGCATCAGGTCCGCGAGCTTGTAGTTCGCGTTGGTCTTCTCATCCAGGCGCGGGTCCTTCTTCTCCTCCTTCTTTTCCTCCTTCTTCTCCTCCGACTCGCCGGACTCGGCCTTGGCGCGCATCTCCTTGATGAGCTCGCCCTCGTCCACGAAGCGCAGGCGCGTCTTGCCCACGGAGATTTCATCCCCGTGCTTGAGGATGCACTCGTCGACCTTCTGGTCGTTCACCTGGGTGCCGGAGATGCCGCCCAGGTCGCGCATCACCACGCCGCTCTCGCCGTAGACGAGCTCCAGGTGGCGCCGGGACACGGTCTGGTCGCCCAGGGCGAAGTCGCAGTCCTTGCTGCGCCCCACCACCATGCGCACGCCCTTGAAGCGCTTCTTGCGCCCCTTGTCCGGGCCATCCAGCACCAGCATCAGCACCGGGGGGCCGGCGCGCGTCGTCTCGGAGTTGTCCTCCTCCTCGGCGGGCTCCTCCGCCTCCGGCCGCACGTCTTCAATGGAGGCCACCCGCGTCTCGCCCGTGCGCGAACGCACGGGCTCCGCGTCGCCGTACAGCTCCGGGTCCCCGCCCTCCTGGCTGTCGTCCTCGCCGGAGAGCGGCGCGGACCAGTCTTCATCCGGCACGGCGGAGACGCGGCGCGAGCCACCCCCCGCGGGAGCTTTGGGTCGGCGGTCCGCCGTCGCGCCCCCGGCCGAACGGCCGGTGCCCGAACGCGATGACGGTGATGGACGGCGAGGAGGCATGGTGGGTCCAGGTTGAAGCGGCGGACATCTTAGAGCGCCCACCGCACGGTGGGAATGCGCTCCCAGCGTTCCTTTCAGGGAAGACGGGCTCATTCCGGTTCGTTGGCCCGCACGGCGTCCCGTCTCCGATGTAGGTTTCCTCCATTCCCGCTTCCCCAAGAGCCACGAGCCCCTCCATGCCCCGAGCCCTCGCGTCCTCCCGGCGCGCCCGTCCCGCCCAGCTCGCCCCCCCGGCCGCGCGGCGGGCGGCCGCCTCCCCGCTCCTGCCCCCCGGTCTGCTGGAACGTCTGCTGGCGGAAGCCATGGGCAAGGGCGCGGACTTCGCGGAGGTGTACGTGGAGCGCACGTCCACCACCGCCGTGGTGCTGGAGGAGCAGCGCATCCGCAGCGCGCAGGTGGGCCTGGTCCAGGGCGTGGGCGTGCGCGTGATTGCCGGGGCCAAGGTGGGCTACGCCTACTCCGACGACTGGGACGAGGCCGCGCTCGTGCGCGCCGCGCGCACCGCCGCGATGATCGCCCAGGGCGGCGGCTCCGAGCGCGCCTACCCCGTCAAGCGCGTGCCGGTGCCCAGCCATTACCGGATCGGCCAGCCGCTGGAGGACGTGGCGGTGGCGCGCAAGACGGCGCTGCTCACCCGCGCGGACAAGGCGGCCCGCGCCTTCGACTCGCGCATCCAGCAGGTGAACGCGTCCTACGTGGATCAGACGCGCAGGATCGCCGTGGCCAACACCACCGGCCGCTTCAGCGAGGACACGCAGGACCAGTCCCGCATGAGCGTGCACGTGGTGGCGCTGGGGAAGAACGGCGAGCGGCGAACCGGCATGTACGGCAGCGGCGGCCGGGTGTCCTTCAGCTACTGGGACGGCGTGACGCCGGAGTCCGTGGCGGAGGAGGCCGCGCGCCAGGCCATCGCCACGCTGGGCGCCGTGGACTGCGTGGCGGGGCCGCAGACGGTGGTGCTGGCGCCGGGCTGGAGCGGCATCCTGCTGCACGAGGCGGTGGGCCACGGCCTGGAGGCGGACTTCATCCGCAAGGGCACGTCGCTGTTCGCGGGTAAGCTGGGGGAGAAGGTGGCCTCCGACCTGGTGACCGTCATCGACGACGGCACGGTGTCCAGCGCGCGCGGCTCCATCAACATCGACGATGAGGGCGTCCCGGGCGAGCGCAAGGTCCTCATCGAGAACGGCGTCCTCAAGGGCTACCTCTATGATCAGCTCAACGCGAAGCTGATGAACCAGCGCTCCACGGGCTCGGGGAGGCGCGAGTCGTTCAAGAGCCTGCCCCTGCCGCGCATGACGAACACCTTCCTGGCGCCCGGGGACCACGCGCCGGAGGACATCCTCAAGGAGGTGAAGCGCGGGCTGTACTGCGCCACCTTCGGCGGGGGCCAGGTGGACATCAGCAACGGCAACTTCGTCTTCGAGGTCAGCGAGGCCTACCAGATTGAAGACGGCAAGCTGGGGCGCCCGGTGAAGAACGCCATCCTGATTGGCGTGGGGCCGGAGGCGCTGAAGAACATCAGCCGCGTGGGCTGCGACCCGATGCCGGACCCCGGCATGGGCGTCTGCGTGAAGGACGGGCAGATGATGCCCGTGGGGGTGGGCCTGCCCACCGTGCGCATCGACAACGTCACCGTGGGCGGAACGAAGGTCGGCTGAGGACACCCGTGAACTACGAACAGCTCGCGAAGAAAGTGGTCCAGCGCGCCGTGAAGAAGGGCGCGAAGCAGGCGGAGGCGTACCTGGAGGTGGGCCGCCAGAGCAGCGTGCGCGTCCGCGAAGGGCAGATTGAGGACCTCACGGAGGCCACCAGCAAGGGCCTGGGCCTCCGGGTCATCGTGAAGGACCGGCTGGGCTTCGCGTACACGTCCGACTTCACGCCCTCGGGGCTGGAGCGCGTGGCGGACCTGGCCGTGCAATTGGCGGAGGCCGCCGCGCCCAACAAGCTCAACGGCCTGCCCGCCGCGAAGGACCTGGGCAAGCGCGGCGACACCGGCATCCTCTTCGACCCCAAGGTCGCGAACCTGCCCGGGGACTGGAAGATACAAGCGGCCCTGGAGGCGGAGCGCGCGGGCCGGGCGCAGGACACGCGCGTCGTCACCTTCGACTCCGTGTCCGCGGGCGACTTCGTGGCGGAGGTGTACCTCGCGTCCAGCGAGGGCGCGTCCGGCGGCTACTCCGGCACGTACGTGTACCTGGTCGCGGTGCCGGTGGCGTCGCAGGACGGGCAGCTCCAGACGGGCTACTGGCTGGACTACAAGCGCTTCCTGGACGACCTGGAGTCCCCGGAGTCCATCGGCCGCGAGGCCACGAAGCGCGCCGTGCGCATGCTGGGCGCGAAGCCGGTGAAGACGCAGCAGGTGCCGGTGGTGTTCGACCCGCTGGTGGCCGCGAGCTTCGTGAACAACCTGTCCCAGGCCGCCAACGGCAACGCCGTGTACCAGCAGTCCAGCGTGCTCGCGCCCCACCTGGGCAAGCGGCTCGCGGGCAAGCACGTCACGCTGGTGGATGACGGCCTGCTCCCCCGGGGCCTGGCCACCGCGCCCTTCGACGGCGAGGGCGTCCCCACCCGCCGCACGCCCATCCTGGATGAAGGCGTGCTGTCCGGCTTCCTCTACGACGCCTTCACCGCGCGCAAGGCGAAGGCGCGCACCACGGGCAACGCGTCGCGCGGCTACAGCGCGCTGCCGGGCATCGGCACCACCAACCTCTACCTGG
The sequence above is drawn from the Corallococcus sp. NCRR genome and encodes:
- a CDS encoding nuclear transport factor 2 family protein codes for the protein MHNRFLALCAVFFLAACAPKRIPGTELEDTGETRAILSVMEKYRAALEARDAKAIQAMVSPKFRDDAGTPDDPADDLTADNLQAHLQALFQKVQNPKVDFNVRRVEFREDDVALAIYYWNASWRMPGLNARPQSDSELEQMVFQKVDGEWKILSGI
- a CDS encoding homoserine kinase, which encodes MAVYTTLPPEAFTHVAEVWGLGAVRSITPIPQGSINTNHRLETDSGRVFVRHTTVRSPEDLRFEASLLEHLSRARFPAPVLLVPPGPSPFLELQGGRISVFKWLAGEEYTRDRLTPEVLERLGAELGKLHTVTQSFGGTRANPYGPGLVKGWLNSLSQRPEPELVSVAEELERYLARAEAERQGLEPRGVIHADLFLDNVKWLGDRVGAFFDFEMACVDAYALDVAITLNAWCFEGAYQPERCQALLRGYQDARPLSDVEKRALYGHALYGAVRFTTSRIRDYHLSPLGTDKLAPKDFRTYLSRARALDGMGPDGLRALVGV
- a CDS encoding tetratricopeptide repeat protein, with protein sequence METSGRGDWKRREGLGSALAQVGIVAVLLAAGVAWYVHRGQVRQEVDAHLRTARSAVLKGNPSDLAMAQQNLEALFALAPDSRDARALAADLQAELWLTHHQPGAEAKAREQLERAEALGSRSGERYGARALLLVGAGQTAEANKLLEELKAQGANSPRLTLAQARLLQKEGRLSEARQAFARAAEGAWKDPRFSSAYGEALLDEGMFPQAVEAFGRATTANPDHLLSRVTSTLAQLYAGRPSDGAAALMEEVRSRGKELTPALQARVAVVQAEVALAKGAPDEALTHVDAALKAWPEDHYALFTRGRALAVKRAPEARQAFEAAVAKRPTAPLLTLEGARMLQAQGDGEGALAMLDAYEKTFHAVKTRTADGKELPALDRDDRYWLARGGVMEAAGRQDDALAAYDKALSARGVGLARAQYAKGALLLARKDFDGAKSLLTAVAPETGAGSMPEAYAALGELLFAQGEFAAGCQQHYFSLVRARAQGAPVEQLATRANDIKKRLETSGQPAMAKAWLTEAGPLFSGGNDAGAVTR
- a CDS encoding cyclic nucleotide-binding domain-containing protein, which encodes MNESSLRELGMDLFEERQFERALAVFAEAVRRVPADHRSRMLASRCLAELGERERAVTAYHACAEGLLRRDYLLSAMAACKLALELSPNERRLKETLYRVHSRAARSAPGRAAVPPPLPPEHLYDGKVDTDLMGLVGEELSNRAIEVLAAPDTGGTADPQSRPPLPLFADLDRDAFFDLVGRMVWRTIKPEEVISREGEPDDHLHVIVAGKAEVTRKTDGEDRTLGFLGGGSIFGELALLTGAPPTASVTAVSDSEVFEIRREHLNAVAKSHPAVPQLLADFAQQRMMRNLMANSPLFQQLPESERGAFFQRFTFRALQPGEKVLVEGEYSQGLFLVLAGELTVQKEDPAGGMVTLGVLREGDVAGEISLLTGLRATATVSVTRKTAAGWLKREAFQELVRTFPNIRTYLEQLSDRRLKQIGEALRPLEIIDADDMMLEPETGAA
- a CDS encoding FHA domain-containing protein, giving the protein MPDEDWSAPLSGEDDSQEGGDPELYGDAEPVRSRTGETRVASIEDVRPEAEEPAEEEDNSETTRAGPPVLMLVLDGPDKGRKKRFKGVRMVVGRSKDCDFALGDQTVSRRHLELVYGESGVVMRDLGGISGTQVNDQKVDECILKHGDEISVGKTRLRFVDEGELIKEMRAKAESGESEEKKEEKKEEKKDPRLDEKTNANYKLADLMRDEKARKTGVPRPRPVRSSAREGFKPTFKMKVGAAVGGLLLLMLIAGLAMSGGNKPPPKPVVDPNQARAQELMQRARDKVRDGEYTDAVRFAQEAEKLRVGIDVDGVAKAAQQLQDIMDAFQATRDLMAENRYPEARQKLTGTPQGTARTDEARKKLEEELDAREQAYTLSLVEAALNERRPDDARTLIAELPQGTRSLYEEKLTDLVNQLAKEAQQAARQAGIRQAVAAENAKQRRAEFVAEAFQDVERRFNGGDFQRASLEVDRVMDKFRGEADIQARARNLKKLIPQFRSAFEEGQKKYENNALEASVKPLRRAAEVYRQIGFAGSLGDTLDNELASASVAAGKAAFKRKEYPLAGRSFREALRLNPGDSRARDGLDELQKKVEELYLSAYISRDRDPALATEQFKIVIESSAEGADVKRKAEMALSELQKAGGS
- a CDS encoding TldD/PmbA family protein, with the protein product MPRALASSRRARPAQLAPPAARRAAASPLLPPGLLERLLAEAMGKGADFAEVYVERTSTTAVVLEEQRIRSAQVGLVQGVGVRVIAGAKVGYAYSDDWDEAALVRAARTAAMIAQGGGSERAYPVKRVPVPSHYRIGQPLEDVAVARKTALLTRADKAARAFDSRIQQVNASYVDQTRRIAVANTTGRFSEDTQDQSRMSVHVVALGKNGERRTGMYGSGGRVSFSYWDGVTPESVAEEAARQAIATLGAVDCVAGPQTVVLAPGWSGILLHEAVGHGLEADFIRKGTSLFAGKLGEKVASDLVTVIDDGTVSSARGSINIDDEGVPGERKVLIENGVLKGYLYDQLNAKLMNQRSTGSGRRESFKSLPLPRMTNTFLAPGDHAPEDILKEVKRGLYCATFGGGQVDISNGNFVFEVSEAYQIEDGKLGRPVKNAILIGVGPEALKNISRVGCDPMPDPGMGVCVKDGQMMPVGVGLPTVRIDNVTVGGTKVG
- a CDS encoding TldD/PmbA family protein encodes the protein MNYEQLAKKVVQRAVKKGAKQAEAYLEVGRQSSVRVREGQIEDLTEATSKGLGLRVIVKDRLGFAYTSDFTPSGLERVADLAVQLAEAAAPNKLNGLPAAKDLGKRGDTGILFDPKVANLPGDWKIQAALEAERAGRAQDTRVVTFDSVSAGDFVAEVYLASSEGASGGYSGTYVYLVAVPVASQDGQLQTGYWLDYKRFLDDLESPESIGREATKRAVRMLGAKPVKTQQVPVVFDPLVAASFVNNLSQAANGNAVYQQSSVLAPHLGKRLAGKHVTLVDDGLLPRGLATAPFDGEGVPTRRTPILDEGVLSGFLYDAFTARKAKARTTGNASRGYSALPGIGTTNLYLEKGTKTPEELIREVPQGLYVTALLGHGADPVSGDMSCGANGLWIENGELTHPVQEVTVAGHLLQMLKDVDAVGSDLQFRGGSVGAPTVRFRQLTVSGA